The genomic segment CTGGGCACGGCAATCGGCATGCTGGTCAGCAGCGCCCCCAGGTCGCCGGCCGACTCGAGCGCCGCCTGCGTGCCCACCAGCGCCAGCGGCGACCAGTAGATCAGCCTCGCCTCGTATTCGGGCGGCACCGTTTCGACATCGAGCATCGCCGCATCGAATCGCCCGCCCTTGAGCCCGGAGAGCAGTTCCTCCGCCGTCGTGCTCGAAACGAAGAGCGGCTGGCGCGGGCGCGCCTTGAGCCAGCGGGCCGTCAGGTCCGCGAGGAGCCGCGCCAGTTCGCTCTCGTAGCCGAGCGGGATCACCGAGCCGAGCCTTACCGTCGCCGCGCTCTTGCGGAACCGGTCCGTCGCCGCCCGCGACAGGCGCGCCCATACCGCCTCGAGTTCATGAACCAGCGCCAGCACCCGCTCGCCTTCCGCCGTCGGGCGCGAACCGGCGGTGCCCCGTTCGAGCAGGGGCGCGCCGACCACGCCTTCCAGCGCCGCCAGTTGCCGGGTGAGCTGCGGCTGCCCCAGGTCCAGCCGCTGCGCCGCCTTGCGCACGCTGCCCGCCTCGACCACCTCGGCGAACCGCCACAATGCATCCAGGCTCACTGTCCTGCGCCCCGCCTCGGGCAGCATTTCCGTGATGATGGCGGCCGCCTTTTCGATCTCGGGCGCCAGCCGCTGCGCCTCGAGCGTAAGCACCATCCCCGTGCCGGCGCGCTCGGCCAGCGTTACCGATATCTCGGCCTCCAGCCGCGCCATGGCCGCCGCCACGCTGCCCGGCGCCCGTTTGAGGTCGCGCGCCGCTCCGCGTATGCTGCGCGCCGCCAGCACGCGTTGGGCGATGACCAGGGTCGCGCTATCCAATGGGTGCCTCTTTTCTGGCCGCCTGTTTGTGCTGCCCAAACCGGCGGCATCTAGTGTTCAAGATTTGGGATATCCCAGCTCGGACTTTTATCCAATAGCGTGTCCATCAACAGGGAGCCAATTGTCATGACCATCGCCGTAACCCCCGTAACCTTCGACGGAAAGCCGCTGAGCTTTGCGACGATGGCGCGGGTCGGGTCGGGGCTCGCCGTGCCGCTTGCCGACCCCAAGGCGATGGAGCGTGTCGTGGCGGCCCGCGCCGTCATGGAAGAGCGCATCGCCCACGGTGCGCCTGTCTATGGCGCCACCACCGGCGTCGGCGCCATGAAGGATATCGAGTGGTCCCCAGAGGACCTCGAGACCTACAACATGGGCCTGGTGCGCGCTCACCATTTCGGTACCGGCGCCCCGTTCCCCAATTCGGTCGTGCGCAACGCCATGGCCATCCGCGTCAATACCGCGCTCACTGGCCGCGTCGGCTGCTCGCCCGAACTGGTCGACACCTATCTGCGCCTGCTCTCGGCCGATGTCGTTCCGGTCGTCCGCCGCACCGGCTCGATCGGTTGCGCTGATATCGGCCTCATGGGCCAGATCGGCGCCGTGCTCACCGGGGCAGGTGAGGCCATCTACCAGGGGCGGCGCCTATCGGCCGAGGCCGCGCTTGCCGAGGCGGGCCTCAAGCCCGTCCAGTTCGCCCCGCGCGACAGCCTCGCTTCCATCTCCATCAACGCGGTGGGTTATGCCGCCGCGGCCGGGGCCATGCGCGCCGCCGCCAGCGCCATGCGCGTGGCGCTGGCCACTGCCCTGATGACCGGCGGCGCCCTCGGCGCCTCGCGCGAGCCGTGGAAGGCCGTCGCCCATGTCGGCACCGAGCGCGAAGCGCTGATCGGCACCTGGCTGGTCGATGCCGTTGCCGGCTGGGAATGGCCCGTCGCCACCCATGTCCAGGATCCGCTCAGCCTGCGTATGATTCCCCAGGTCTTCGGCACCGCTTTCGAAGCCATGCTGGTCTCGGGTCGCACGATCCTGGCCGCCACCGGCCGCACCGATGACAACCCGGTCGTCGCCGGCGGCGAGGTGCTGACCTCGGGCGGTTCGCTCCCGCTCGATGTCACGGTCTTCCTCCAGACCGCCCAGTTGGCCCTCGCTCACGCCGCGCGAAATTCCTTCAACCGTTGCGTGCTGCTCGGCAACGGCGTGCGCCGCGACCTGCCCATCAACCTGGTGGCGCCCGGCGCCATCGCCACCGGGTTCGGTCCCATCATCAAGCTGGCCGGCGAGCTTTTCGCCCGCGTGCATTCGATGTCGACTCCGATCTCCGCACAGGCCATGGTGGTGGCTGCCGGCATCGAGGACGAGGCGGCTTTCCTGCCCCTGGTCGTCGAGCGATTCGAGCGGCAGGTGCGCGCGTTGCGCCGCATGGCGGCGCTCGAAGCCCTGCTTTCGGCACAGGCCATGGATATTCTCGGCGATCGACCTGCCGGCGTGCCCGGCATGATCTACGAGATCGTTCGCGGCCATGCCGAGTTCTACCGGCTCGACCGTCCCCTCTCCGCGGAGGTCGAGGCCATCGAAAGCGACTTGGGTTCGGACGAGACCATCGGGAAACTTATTTCCCAAGCACCGTTACCCCAGTTGGACGACTTTTTCGCTCTGGGCCCCATTGCATAGCAATCGCGGGCTGGCCGTGCGGGCCGAAAACGTTAGGGTAGGCAACAGCTTGGCACCCGCCAAGAAAACACGGGAGTGCACTATGCGACTGACCACCAAGATTCTCGGCGCCCTCACGGCGCTCGCGCTGACTGCGACTGCGGCCCAGGCCCAGGTCGTCGTCTCTTCCAAGATCGACACCGAAGGCGGTGTTCTGGGCAACATCATCCTGCAGGTCCTGCAGGCCAACCAGATCCCGGTCACCGACAAGATCCAGCTCGGCGCGACTCCCGTCGTGCGCGAAGCCATCACTGCCGGCCAGATCGATATCTACCCGGAATACACCGGCAACGGCGCCTTCTTCTTCAACGAGGCCGACAAGCCCATCTGGAACAACGCCCAGCAGGGTTATGAAGAGGTCAAGAAGCTCGATTACGACGCCAACAAGATCGTCTGGCTCGATCCGGCCCCGGCCAACAACACCTGGGCCATCGCCCTGCGCGACGACGTGGCGGGTCCGAACAACCTCAAGACCCTCACCGATTTCGGCAAGTGGGTCGCCGGTGGCGGCCAGGTCAAGCTCGCCGCGTCCTCCGAGTTCGTGAACTCGCCGGCCGCGCTCCCGGCTTTCCAGACCACCTATGGCTTTACCCTCAAGCCCGATCAGCTGATCACCCTTTCGGGTGGCGACACCGCCGCGACCATCGCCGCCGCCGCCCAGCAGACTTCGGGCGCCAACGCCGCCATGGTCTATGGCACCGATGGCGGCATCGCGCCCTCCAAGCTCACCGTGCTCGAGGACGACAAGGGCGTGCAGCCCGTCTACGAGCCCGCTCCGATCATCCGTGAAGCCGTGCTCCAGCAGTACCCGCAGATCGCGGACCTCTTGAAGCCCGTCTTCGCCAAGCTCGACCTCAAGACCCTTCAGGATCTCAACGGTCGCGTCCAGGTCGGCGGCGAGCCGGCCAGCGCCGTGGCTGCCGACTTCCTCAAGAGCAACGGCCTGATCAAGTAAGGCCGCAAGTTCCCGACGATCCCGGCGGGGAGGGTTTCTCTCCCCGCCCGACCATCCCGCCCGCGGATGGACCTTCCAACCACTTGCCTCAGGGAGCCCGCTGACGATGGCCCAAAGCGTCGCCACAGCATTGCCGAAGCGGGCCGTAGCGGTGGACAAGCTCGGCGTCGTCATCGTCCTCATCATCGCCGCCGCCTGGCTCTTCCTGCCCTTTGCCGACTTCAAGCCCAACCGCATC from the Youhaiella tibetensis genome contains:
- a CDS encoding LysR family transcriptional regulator, which gives rise to MDSATLVIAQRVLAARSIRGAARDLKRAPGSVAAAMARLEAEISVTLAERAGTGMVLTLEAQRLAPEIEKAAAIITEMLPEAGRRTVSLDALWRFAEVVEAGSVRKAAQRLDLGQPQLTRQLAALEGVVGAPLLERGTAGSRPTAEGERVLALVHELEAVWARLSRAATDRFRKSAATVRLGSVIPLGYESELARLLADLTARWLKARPRQPLFVSSTTAEELLSGLKGGRFDAAMLDVETVPPEYEARLIYWSPLALVGTQAALESAGDLGALLTSMPIAVPSPKSGLRQAVTRYLDATLGEAQREKLTLIEIDSIPVIVNLILHHGFLSVLPEASVSNIRGDLGRVPLGEEHALPLRLVWPPGGGRSVGEMMLALMDGA
- a CDS encoding aromatic amino acid lyase, translated to MTIAVTPVTFDGKPLSFATMARVGSGLAVPLADPKAMERVVAARAVMEERIAHGAPVYGATTGVGAMKDIEWSPEDLETYNMGLVRAHHFGTGAPFPNSVVRNAMAIRVNTALTGRVGCSPELVDTYLRLLSADVVPVVRRTGSIGCADIGLMGQIGAVLTGAGEAIYQGRRLSAEAALAEAGLKPVQFAPRDSLASISINAVGYAAAAGAMRAAASAMRVALATALMTGGALGASREPWKAVAHVGTEREALIGTWLVDAVAGWEWPVATHVQDPLSLRMIPQVFGTAFEAMLVSGRTILAATGRTDDNPVVAGGEVLTSGGSLPLDVTVFLQTAQLALAHAARNSFNRCVLLGNGVRRDLPINLVAPGAIATGFGPIIKLAGELFARVHSMSTPISAQAMVVAAGIEDEAAFLPLVVERFERQVRALRRMAALEALLSAQAMDILGDRPAGVPGMIYEIVRGHAEFYRLDRPLSAEVEAIESDLGSDETIGKLISQAPLPQLDDFFALGPIA
- a CDS encoding ABC transporter substrate-binding protein, with product MRLTTKILGALTALALTATAAQAQVVVSSKIDTEGGVLGNIILQVLQANQIPVTDKIQLGATPVVREAITAGQIDIYPEYTGNGAFFFNEADKPIWNNAQQGYEEVKKLDYDANKIVWLDPAPANNTWAIALRDDVAGPNNLKTLTDFGKWVAGGGQVKLAASSEFVNSPAALPAFQTTYGFTLKPDQLITLSGGDTAATIAAAAQQTSGANAAMVYGTDGGIAPSKLTVLEDDKGVQPVYEPAPIIREAVLQQYPQIADLLKPVFAKLDLKTLQDLNGRVQVGGEPASAVAADFLKSNGLIK